A single region of the Deltaproteobacteria bacterium genome encodes:
- a CDS encoding sigma-54-dependent Fis family transcriptional regulator: MKLFDDGQRRIAEALSKLTHANPFLPERIEHEREVLGGAFVPGRVVWNVDADLDGMNPNLARLETTARELLATARERILGGRKPSAEEAALYEDVVLYCVYARYEREWRATLDRDAERPRPVAAWEAFAEDVQRDLALPGFPKPDAAFLFAYGYQTRRAFHFVFRHLYGASLPAAQLRAAAWQSIFSRDRRRYRRALVAHMHDVPTLITGPSGTGKELVARAIGCSQFIPFDAEAKAFAHAPEKRFFALNLSALTPTLIESELFGHRRGAFTGAVDDREGWLEACGRGGAVFLDEIGEVSPEIQVKLLRVLQTRSFERLGETRARRFDGKIVAATNRDIAAEMQAGRFREDFYYRLCADLVRTPSLREQLDDHPDDLRSFVVVIARRLFGESEGDAVAREVHTWIDANLPRDYAWPGNVRELEQCVRNVVIRGGYAPALPAARAAGVPASGPVAELAAELARGSTSADALLSRYATLVYWQAGSYEETARRIGLDRRTVRARIDQEFLARLKGSDQGEKSES; this comes from the coding sequence ATGAAGCTGTTCGACGACGGCCAGCGGCGCATCGCGGAGGCGCTCTCGAAGCTCACGCACGCGAACCCGTTTCTTCCGGAGCGCATCGAGCACGAGCGCGAGGTGCTCGGGGGCGCGTTCGTGCCGGGCCGCGTGGTGTGGAACGTCGACGCCGACCTCGACGGCATGAACCCGAACCTCGCGCGCCTCGAGACCACCGCGCGCGAGCTGCTCGCGACCGCGCGCGAGCGCATCCTCGGCGGGCGCAAGCCGAGCGCCGAGGAAGCCGCGCTCTACGAGGACGTCGTGCTCTATTGCGTCTACGCGCGCTACGAGCGCGAGTGGCGCGCGACGCTCGATCGCGATGCGGAGCGGCCGCGCCCCGTGGCGGCGTGGGAGGCGTTCGCCGAAGACGTCCAGCGCGACCTCGCGCTGCCCGGTTTCCCGAAGCCCGACGCCGCATTCCTGTTCGCGTACGGCTACCAGACGCGCCGCGCCTTCCACTTCGTCTTCCGCCATCTGTACGGCGCCTCGCTGCCCGCGGCGCAGCTGCGTGCGGCGGCGTGGCAGTCGATCTTCTCGCGCGATCGCCGCCGCTATCGCCGCGCGCTCGTCGCGCACATGCACGACGTTCCGACGCTCATCACCGGCCCGAGCGGCACCGGCAAAGAGCTCGTCGCGCGCGCGATCGGCTGCTCGCAGTTCATCCCCTTCGACGCCGAGGCGAAGGCGTTCGCGCATGCGCCCGAAAAGCGCTTCTTCGCGCTGAACCTCTCGGCGCTCACGCCCACGCTGATCGAGTCCGAGCTGTTCGGGCACCGCCGCGGCGCGTTCACCGGCGCGGTCGACGATCGCGAGGGCTGGCTCGAAGCCTGCGGCCGCGGCGGCGCGGTGTTCCTCGACGAGATCGGCGAAGTCTCGCCCGAGATCCAGGTGAAGTTGTTACGGGTGCTGCAGACGCGCAGCTTCGAGCGCCTCGGTGAAACGCGCGCACGCCGCTTCGACGGCAAGATCGTGGCCGCGACGAATCGCGACATCGCGGCCGAGATGCAGGCCGGCCGCTTCCGCGAAGACTTCTACTACCGCCTGTGCGCCGACCTCGTGCGCACGCCGAGCCTTCGCGAGCAGCTCGACGACCACCCCGACGACCTGCGCAGCTTCGTCGTGGTGATCGCGCGCCGCCTGTTCGGCGAAAGCGAAGGCGACGCCGTGGCGCGCGAGGTGCACACGTGGATCGACGCGAACCTGCCGCGCGACTACGCGTGGCCCGGCAACGTGCGCGAGCTCGAGCAGTGCGTGCGCAACGTCGTGATTCGCGGCGGCTACGCGCCCGCGCTGCCGGCCGCGCGCGCCGCCGGCGTGCCCGCGAGCGGGCCGGTCGCCGAGCTCGCGGCCGAGCTCGCGCGCGGCAGCACCTCTGCCGACGCGCTGCTCTCGCGCTACGCGACGCTCGTCTACTGGCAAGCCGGCTCGTACGAGGAGACGGCGCGGCGGATCGGGCTCGATCGCCGAACCGTCAGGGCGCGCATCGATCAGGAGTTCTTGGCGCGGCTGAAGGGATCGGATCAGGGCGAGAAGAGCGAAAGCTGA
- a CDS encoding 1-acyl-sn-glycerol-3-phosphate acyltransferase, whose translation MSETSDKRGAGTFVEGLAKAACFTFFRSIEVTGEERIPRGVPLVLVSNHHNSLVDPILVLGTTGVHARFLAKATLWQVPFTRLLLKLAKVIPVYRAQDGSDMSKNDETFRACWSVLAEGGAIALFPEGISHDAPHLARLKTGAARIVLGAASELGVRGTQIVPVGLTFEQKGKFRSRSLVTIGAPLDPAPFIASAASDEAGAVRDLTAAVRSALEAVTLNYPKHEDVPVIDQASALWAERERDLPARMALEEAFQLRSTALRLYERAKQRYPHRVAALTARVENYQHRLAEQRLRDEHVAAKYPREEVIAYAIGSATLLFFWLPIAALGSAMNWIPYRIIWAGARLTPGENLPATVKLLGGFFLYPITWLVWAFVAGGMWGWAAGVATFLLGPLAAWFAMLFHERYEHFWEHARAWATVKLRPAEAAKLKAEREALHREMRAIAEDSRETRDERR comes from the coding sequence GTGAGCGAAACGAGCGACAAGCGAGGCGCGGGCACGTTCGTGGAAGGGCTCGCGAAGGCGGCCTGCTTCACGTTCTTCCGCAGCATCGAAGTCACGGGCGAGGAGCGCATTCCGCGCGGCGTGCCGCTCGTGCTCGTCTCGAATCACCACAACAGCCTAGTCGATCCGATCTTGGTGTTGGGGACGACGGGCGTGCACGCGCGCTTTCTCGCGAAGGCGACGCTTTGGCAGGTGCCGTTCACGCGCCTCTTGCTGAAGCTCGCGAAGGTGATCCCGGTGTACCGGGCGCAGGACGGCTCGGACATGTCGAAGAACGACGAGACATTCCGCGCGTGCTGGAGCGTGCTGGCCGAGGGCGGTGCGATCGCGCTCTTTCCCGAAGGCATCAGCCACGACGCGCCGCATCTCGCGCGGCTCAAGACTGGCGCCGCGCGCATCGTGCTCGGCGCCGCCAGTGAGCTCGGCGTGCGCGGCACGCAGATCGTGCCCGTGGGACTCACCTTCGAGCAGAAGGGAAAGTTCCGCTCGCGCTCGCTCGTGACGATCGGCGCGCCGCTCGATCCTGCGCCGTTCATCGCGAGCGCTGCGAGCGACGAAGCCGGCGCCGTGCGCGACCTGACAGCTGCCGTGCGTTCCGCGCTGGAGGCGGTGACGCTCAACTACCCGAAGCACGAGGACGTGCCGGTGATCGATCAGGCGTCTGCGCTCTGGGCCGAGCGCGAGCGCGACCTGCCCGCGCGCATGGCGCTCGAGGAGGCGTTCCAGCTGCGCAGCACGGCGCTGCGCCTCTACGAGCGCGCGAAGCAGCGCTACCCGCATCGCGTCGCCGCGCTCACCGCGCGCGTCGAGAACTACCAGCACCGCCTCGCCGAGCAGCGCCTGCGCGACGAGCATGTCGCTGCGAAGTATCCGCGCGAGGAGGTGATCGCGTACGCGATCGGCAGCGCGACGTTGCTCTTCTTCTGGCTCCCGATCGCGGCATTGGGCAGCGCGATGAACTGGATCCCGTACCGCATCATCTGGGCCGGCGCGCGCCTCACGCCCGGCGAGAACCTGCCCGCCACGGTCAAGCTGCTCGGCGGGTTCTTCCTCTACCCGATCACCTGGCTCGTGTGGGCGTTCGTCGCCGGCGGCATGTGGGGCTGGGCCGCGGGCGTCGCGACGTTCTTGTTAGGCCCGCTCGCCGCGTGGTTCGCGATGCTCTTCCACGAACGCTACGAACATTTCTGGGAGCACGCGCGCGCGTGGGCGACGGTGAAGCTGCGCCCTGCGGAGGCGGCGAAGCTCAAAGCCGAGCGCGAGGCGCTGCATCGGGAGATGAGGGCGATTGCGGAGGACTCACGAGAGACTCGCGACGAACGCCGCTGA